The sequence GCGCACGCAGCATGGGTCTGGTGGCCGCCGGCACGCGCTGATCCGGGCGACACCACAGACAGCAGAAGGCCACGCCCGCAGACGTGGCCTTCTTGCTTTTCGGGAAGCCCGTTGGCTTAGGGCTTCTGCACTTCCAGCGTCACCGCGTAACCGAGGCGGCGCAGCGGCTTGTCCAGCGTGCCGCGCTGAGCCGCCGCCCCTTCGTCCGGACGACCACTGCCGACACTGGCATTGAGCCAGTACATGCCCGGCTCGGGCCACTTGACCGAGAACTTGCCCTCGGCGTCGGTGGTGAGCTTCATCTCGTTGAGCTTGTCGCGGTAGCGGATGCCACCGGGGATCACCGCCACTTCCAGGTTGGGCGCGGGCTTGCCGTCGATGAGGAACTGGAACTGCGCCGCTTCGCCGGCATACAGATCGTTCGGATGCGTGATCGGCAGCAGCTCCAGACCGGCGCCCGTCGGCTTGAGCGCGTCCTTGCTCGGCTTGCCCGCGGTGACGAAGACCTCCGTGCGGGTCTGCGAGCGGGAAACGCTCAGCTCTTCGGCGCCTTCCGGGATGTCCTTGGCGAGGCTTTCGGCCGTGCCGCGGATGCGCTTCTGCTCGCCCTTGAGCTTGAAGCTGGCGAACAGGCCGTCCATGGCCACGGCCAGACGGTAGGTGCCCGACTGCGCGAGCTTCACGTCGAAGCTGCTGCGGTAGCGGCCGGTGCTGCTGTTCTCGGGCTTGAGCGCCGTGCCGTCCGGCGCGGTGATCGCGAGGCCGTCCAGGCGCATCGCGTTGTGCTCGAAGTAGAACAGGTCATTGGAGACGGCCGCGTCCACCGTGACCCAGGGCTCGCTGCCCGACAGCACGGTGGCCGAAGGCAGCAGCCAGGAGCGGTGCGCCTGGGCACTGAAGGGTGCCAGGGCGGCGAGCGAAAGACCGAGCGCAATGGCGCTCTGACGCAGGAAGCGGATGTTCATCGTAGGGCCTGCCTTCAGGGTTTGATGTCCAGCGCGATCGCGCCGAGTTCGTGTTCGCCCTTGGCCTTGAGGCTCTGGGCCGACTTGGGCGGCCACTGGAAGGGCACGCGCAGCAGTTCGCGCCCGCCGACTTCGCGGGCGGCTTCCACTACCAGCTCGTAGTCACCGGCCGGCAGCTTGTCGAAAGGGGCTTTGTCGCCGGCAAACGCCAGTTGCTGTACGCCCGGCGCGCGGGTCGCACCCGAAAGGCCGTCGACCGGCATGTCGAGCTCACGGCCGCTCTTGCGCCACCACTGGCGCATGTCCTTGAGCCACTTGGTGCCTTCCTTGTTCTTGAGCTTGAGGTCGTACCAGACGGCGAGGTTGGCGGCATGGCTCTGATCGCCCGCGCGCTCCAGCCAGACAGCCACGTAGGGGCGGTGGTATTCGGCCACGTCCAGGCGCGGTATTTCGAGCTTGAGCACGGCATCGGCGGCCATCGCCGGGCTGCCCAGCATGGCGCCCAGCGCGAAGCTGTATCGCAACTGCATGAAGGATCCTCTGTGGGGAGTCGGAATTCTGCGAAAGGCCGCCGCTTGCGGGTCTGCGGACAGCAGAGGCGTCCTGTCTTATGCGTCCGATAATAGATTTATTGCGAATCATTCGCAAATGGACGGGGCGTAAGAACAGGTAAGGACGGATGCCGCCGCGGCGAAGAAGAAGAAAGATGGCGGCGACCGCCACGCGTTGGTGCTGCCGGTGATCGGCTTCGCTGCGCCACCGCGCGGCACCTCCGACGCGCGCCGCGCGCGATGGACATTGCCCGGCTCAGGCGCGGGCGATGCCGATGGTCAGCCGGTTGCGCCCCTCGCTGCGCGCATGGTCGATGAACTTCGCCGCGCGACGCACGAGCATCAGCCCCAGACCGCCGGGGCTTGCGTCGGCGATCGAGGCAGGGCGAACCGGTTCGGTGGCGAGACGCGGGTCGAACGCGATGCCGTCATCCTCGAAACGAAGCGCCACCGTGTCCGCGTCAACCGTGACTGTCAGGTCGATGCAATGGACGGCACCATCGGTGAAGGCGTGGCGGATTGCGTTGACGAGGGTCTCTTCGAGGACCAACTCGACTTTGTAAAGCGCGCCCTCCCCAAGCTCGTACGGAGCGAGGTAGGCGTTCACGGCAAGCCGGGTGGGTTCGAGTACGTCCAGCGTGTTGGAAAGCGCCAGCTGCAAGGGCGCGACCTCCATGTCCGCACCGGCTGCCCCTGGGTCAGGCAAGCGCGAATCCACGTCCACCGCCTCGCCGTCGCGCGCCTGCCTCGCCATGCGGCCTCAGGTACCGAGTCGCGCGAGGGCGTCCTGCTCGGTCGCGACAACCGGAATGATCTGGTCGACGGCCGACTGGTCCAGCACGTTCTGCACGAGCTCCTGCGCACCGAACAGGACCAGCTTCGCGTGCTTGGCGTTGAGCGCGCGAGCACTGGAGATGAGCAGCCGTATTCCCATGGAACCGAGGAAGTTCACGCCCGCGAGGTCGACGATCGTGTCGTGCCCGCCTGCAACGGCCGCCGCGGTGAAACGCACGCCGATCTGGTCCGCACCCGGGGCGTCCAGCCGCCCGTCCAGGCGGATGCAGGTCCGGTTCTCGTCAAGCTTGATCACTTGCATGTCCATCTCGGCTTCCTCCCTGTTGGCGACACGCCGCGCCAGGTTCCGGCGGATGCGGTGTGTTGCAGTTTCTTGAACGAGGACTCTACTTGGCCTGCGCGACGGCGACGTGACAAGCCGGGCGGGGCAGGCTCAGGCGTCAGGCGCACCGTCGCGCTTGACCAGCACGATCGTAACGTCGTCTTCCTGCACGGCACCGTCGGCGAATGCACGCACGGCGTGCATCAGTCGGGCGGAAGTGGTTTCGGGCGATTCATGCCGGCATTCGTCCAGAATCTGCTCGACACGTTGAACGCCGAACGCGCGCCCTCCCCGGTCCTCGTATTCGAAGATGCCGTCCGAGAGCAGCGCGAGGATGTCGCCTGGCGCGAGCGCGATCTCCAGGGCGGAGACCCGGCCGGGCAGCGGCATCGCCCCCATCGGGAAACTGGTGGCCTTGTAGCGCAGGCAACGCCTGCTTGCGGACTGGTAATGCAGGATCGGCCCCTGCCCGCCGCTGAGGAAGCGCACGCGGTGCTGGCGGGCATCGAGCAGACCGATGAACGCCGTGACGAAATGGCCTGTGGGCAGGGTTTCGGCAAGCTGGTCGTTGACGTGCCGGAATGCGGTTTCCAGATCGGTTCCGAGGCGCAGTGCCATGCGCAGCATCGCGTGCATCTGCATGACCGACACGGCCGGCGCCACGCCGTGACCGGTGGCGTCGCCCAGCACGATCAGGAGGCCACGCTCGTCCAGCGCGAGATCGTAGGTGTCGCCGCCGGTCATCGACGCGGGCAGGAAGGTCGCGTGCATGTCGTAACCCGGCAGCGTCGGCATCACGGCAGGCAGGGTGCTCAATTGCAGCTCCCGCGCGAGCTCGATCTCGTGCCGCAGTTTTTCGCCTTCGATCAGATCGGCCGTCATCCGCACTCGGGTCAGCGCAACCGCACACTGCGCCGCAACCGCTTCGGCAAGGGCTTCGTCCTCGGGCCCGAAAACGCCGCTGCGCTTGTTGAGTACCTGCATCACGCCCACCAGCACACCGCGATGGTCGACCAGCGGCAGCGTCAGGGTGCAACGGGTATGGAAACCGGATTGCCGATCGACCGCGGCGTCGAAACGCGGGTCCGCGTAGCAGTCCGGCACGTTGATCAGGCGTCGATCCCGCGCGCAGGTGCCGACAAGGCCAACGCCCACCGGGAGACGCAGACGACCAAGATCGGTGGCGACCTCGACGAAGAGCTCCTCGGTCGCCGCGTCGTGCAGCCAGACCGAGCTTCGCTCCGCATCGAGCACCTGACACGCGGCCGCGGTGATCTCCGCAAGCAGGCTGTTCAGGTCGAAGGGCGCGGCCAGCGCGCGGGTGACCGCAAGCACGGCGCTCACTCCCGCCGCCGACAGGTGCATTCCGGGCTTCGTCTCGTCCACGCGGACGAATATATAGCAGCCACCTGCCCGGCGGGTCTGCCCGATCGGAACGTGGCAGTGCTTGTGCCGAAACCGCGACTGGCGGGAATCCGGACAGAACGCCCGGCTTGATCGGAGTCGGGTGGGCGGGCCGGCGCGCATGCGGCGGGACGCCGGAATCGTCGATAGCCAGACGGCGCGCCCGCGAGGCTTTCTGCAGGAGGACGCCTTGAAGGGAAAAGTAGTGGGCCCGCGCCGCGGGCGCCGCCGCATTAGTGCCCGCGCGGATGTGACTTTTTGCCAGCGATCGCGAGAAACGAAACGGGGCCATCGCCGTGGCCCCGGACTGTTTCAGGAAGGAGCGGGATTCAGTACTGGATGCTGCTGGCGATATCGTCCAGCGGCACGAAGCAGTGGTCCGGCCGGTTGCGGGCGAAGTCCTGGTCGAGTTGCCTGAGCGCGGCATGGAACTGCTCGACCAGGGCCCGCAATTCCGGCGTCTCGAAGGCGTAGTTCTTGTTCGGGTCACCCTTGGGGTCGACCCCGATCCCGGTGAGCTGCAGCGAGTTGTGCGGCACGTAGAACAGCAGGTCGGCCCAGTGCGCACTCATGGGGTCCGCGGGCCAGCAGAGCGGGATGTTGCCGGCCCATTTCTCCGCCATCTTTTCGAACCACTCGGTCCAGCTCAGGCTGGCGTTGTCGACCTCGACCGGTGCGAGCTTGTAGTCCTTTTTCAGTGGCGGCTTCACCCGCAGGATGAACGGGACCGGGCGGGCTGGGACGACGATTTTCCCCTGTGCGTCGCGCTTGCCGTCCACCATTTCGTGCAGGGTCTGGTGGTCGGCCGAGTGGCGCACCGAGGCGTTCCAGATGAAGTGCGCCAGCACATTGGCGAGCAAGTCCTTGTCGTATGTCTTGCCGTCGGTGCCCACCAACGCGTCGCGCGAAGGGAAGCCGCGAACCCAGACTGCGATGTGCTCGGCCCAGTATCCGATCTCGCGCCAGTCGGCCTCCTCCATGTGCTCGACCACGCCGCGCACGAACTGCTGCACGGGCGCGAAGTAGGCGTTGAGGAAGACGCCGTAGCGCGAGGGAATATCGGGCGGGATCGGGTCGTAGCTGAAGGGCGGATAGGAGCTGTTGGGTTCGTCGAAATAGGCGTCCCGGTACGGCTCGTCCAGGGCGCCTTTCGCGGCGTAGTAGGTGGAGCCGTACCAGCCGAAGGGCAGCAGGCGGCGTACCTCCTCGCCCTTGGCCACGAAGGGGCTCCACGGATACCAGGTGTCGCGGTTGATCAGCGAGCGCTGTCCTTCGAGCACCGTGTTGTTGACGCACAGCGACAGCCACAAGTGGGGCTGCAGCAGACGCAAGACGAGATTCGAGCAGGGCAGCGCGGTCTTGGTGATGGCGTTGATCGCGTCGGGGGGAAAGTGAACCTCGGTGTGGTCGATGAGGTTGATGCGGTGGATCGCGCCCTGCAGGACGAAGTAGCGCGCCACGCGCCAGGCTTCACTATCGTCCGGCGTGAAGATTTCCGAATCGACGAAGTGATCCTTGTCCCATACCTGCAGCTTCAGCGCGACGACCTGGTAGTGGAAGCCGGTGTCATTGCGCGGGCGCCGGATCAGCGCGATCGAGGCCGCCACCGCCTCGCCCGGCCAGGGCTTCCGCACCACGCGCATGCAGGTGTATTCGGACTTCCAGTACTGCCACCTGTCGCCCGGCTCGATGTAGTCGCGGAAGGTCTCTTCGTCGCGCGGATCGAGCGGCGCCAGAAACTTGCTGTAGAGCCCTTCGCACAGCAGGGTGGTGAAGTCCGCGTCGGTGATCGGCGCGTAGTCCGCGGCATTGGTGACGGCGCTCATTACGGAGCGCATCGCGGCCTCGCCACCGAACTCGGCGACCTTCTCGAGATAGTAGTCGCCCACGTAGGTCTGCCAGTCGGCCCACTCTTCCTTGGGGATGTTGTAGATGCCCGGCGCCTGGCCGAAGGGGTGATCACGGCTCGGTTGTGGCCAGGGGCCTTCATGACCGTAGAGGAATGCGTCGATGGGCAGATCGGGAAAGGGCGCGTCGCGATTGATGGGCCGCGGGGGTGTCATCGTGCAAATCCTTCGCTGAGGGGAAAGGCGATGTCGGGTGGCAAGGCGGCGAGGCTGCGGATCGCGCGCGCCTCCCAGGCGTGCATGCCGCGCGCCCGTGCCGACGCGAGTGCCCGTTCGAATGCGTCCCGCACGGCGGCCGGATCGGCGCCCCGGCGTTGCAGGGCGAGCGCGTTGAGGCGGTGAATCTCCGGCTCGGCCCAGCGCTCCTGACTCGCCTCCATCGCCGCGAGGGCTTCGGCCAGCAACGCGGCCGCCTCGTCGTGACGACCGCGCTGCGAGAGCACGTCGGCCAGAAACGCATGCCAGTAGGGCAGGAAGCAACGCGAGCCGGTCGCCTTGAAGACCTCCAGCGCGGCGGCGACGTCCATGGGCCCCCGCGGCGTGCCTTCGTTGCAGGCGCACCAGCCGACCAGGACCAGGCCATGCGCGAGGAACACCGGGATCTGTTCCTCGGTGCAGAGTTGCACGAGCTCTTCCGCCAGCGCACGGGCGCGTACGCCCTCGCCGGTGTATTGGCGCAGCCATCCGTCGAAGGCGAGCACGAAGGACAGCGTGAAAGGATGATCGAGTCCGCGTGCAAACGCGCTCGCCTGCGCCATCACTGCGTCGGCGCGTTCGCCGTCGCCCTGCAACCAGTGGATCCAGGCCAGGTAGATCCAGGCGATCGCGGCGGGATCCTGGCCGAACTGGAAGCGATGGCCGCCGTGGCGCGCCGCGTCGTAGGTCGCGAGCACGATGTCGAAGCTCTCGCAGGCGGCCGCAAAGTCGCCGAGAAAGAAGCGCGAAATCGCCATGCCCAGGCGCGCCTCGATCACGAGGTCGTCGCTCTGCAGGCCCTCGGCCATCCGCACGATGTCCTCGGACAGGGCCAGGGCCGCCGGGTGATTGCCGCGCACGGTCTCGAACATCCACAGGCCGAACATCGCCGGCACCAGTTGCGGCGCATGGCCGACCACCGCACACAGCTGTTGCGCGCGGCGCCAGGCGATCTCGACGTCGGGCGAGGCATAGCCGCGCGCGGCCACCAGCGCCGTGCCCAGGGCGATATGGACATCGAGCTCGGCCAGCGCCTTCGCTTCGCTCTCCGGCATTTCGCCGATCGCCGCCAGCGCGCTGCGCAGGTGGGCGGCCGCCTCTACATGGCCGTTGCGTGTGAGCGAGAGCTGCCCGGCGCGCAGCCACAGCTGCGCAGCGAGATCGGGCTTACCGGCGCGCGAATAGTGCTGGGCGACGATTTCCGGCTGGTCTTCGACCAGAGCCGGAAAGCGCTGTTCGAGCACTTCCGCCGTGCGCCGGTGGTAGGTGGCGCGGTGCGACTTGAGCAGCGCCTCGTAAGCGGCGTCCTGGATCAGCGCATGTTTGAAGACGTAGCGCTGGACGGGGGCGTCGCCGGCCGCGTAGATGAACTCAGCCTCGATGAGGTGGGCCAGTCCAGCGGCAAGATCTTCCGGGTCACCAGCCCACACGGCTTCGAGCACATCGCGGCGGAATTCGCGCCCGAGCATCGCCGCCAGTTGCGCGACGACCTTGGCTTCGCCCAGTCGATCGAGGCGCGACATCAGCGAGTCTTGCAGGCTCTCGGGAATCTGCACGCGGGCAAGGGCCGAGGAGACCGCGGCCTTGCGCGAATGCACCACCGCGCGCGCGAACTCCTCGATATACAGCGGCACGCCGTCGGTCTTGTCGAGCACCTGGCGCAGGACTTCGTACCCGGCATCCTCGCCGGCGAAAACCGCCCGCGCGAGGCTGGCGGCATCGGCACCACTCAGGCGGTCGAGCAGCAGGCGATGCACATGGTCGAGGGCCGGCAACGCACGCGCCAGGCTCGGGCGGTGCGTGAGCAGCAGCAGCACGCGCGCCTCGCGCATGTGCGCGACGAAATGGTCGATCAGGTCCAGCGTGGAGGGGTCGGCCCAGTGCAGGTCCTCGATGAAGATCACGCCCGGTCCGCGCGACGCCCGATCGACCATCAGCTGCGTCAGGAACTTGCGCAGCAGGACTTGCTGGCGACCGCTGGTCATACCCAATGGCGCCTCGCTGGGCGGCGTGACCGACAGCAGATGGGCGAAGAGCGGCGCCGCCGTGTCGAAGGGCAGCGAGGTAGCGCGGAGGAACTTCTCCAGCACGCCCCAGCGCTGGGCTTCGTCGATCGGCGCGTCACCGAAGATGTGCAGCCGCAACTGCTCGGCAACCGGATGCAGGGCACTGTCGGCATGAAAGGGCGAGCACTGCAGGTCGGCCAGCCATGCACCGGGGCTCTCGTGCAGTTCGTCGATCAACTGCTGCACCAGGCGTGACTTGCCGATGCCAGCCTCGCCACCGATGGCCAGCACTTGACCACGCCCATGCAGCACTTCGCCCCAGTGCGTATGCAAAGCGGCCAGTTCGGTCTCGCGCCCGAGCAGCGGCGTCAGCGACGTGGCGTGGGCCGCGAGAAAGCGGCGCGGCAATCGGCGGTCGCCGCGCACCTGCCAGACCCGCACCAGCTGTGCGACGCCCTTGAGCAGATGCTCGCCGCGGTCGGTGCAGTCGAAGCGGCTGTGCAGGGCGCGATGAACGCGACCGGTGACGATCACGGTGTCGGGCTCGGCGAGCGATTGCAGCCGTGCGGCGATGGCCATGGTGTCGCCAGCTGCGCTGGCCATCTCGGACTGCACGACCACGAGCCCGCTGGCGATGCCGATCCGCACGGCGATGTGGCGCAGCTCGGGCAGCTCCAGCCGTGCCAGCCGGGCGACGATGTCCAGCCCGGCACGGACGGCGCGCTCCGCTTCGTCCTCGTGCGCGACCGGATAGCCGAAGAAGGCAACGATCCCGTCGCCGACGCGCTGAAAGATGCGCCCCTCGTACTTCGCGATGCACTCGCCGCACACGCGCTCGTACACCTCGACGATGCCCTGCAGGGTTTCGGGATCCACGCGGCGGGCCAGCTCGGTGAAGCTCACCATGTCGCAGAACATGACTGTCAGCGGACGGCGCTCGCCCGAATCGCTCTTGCGCGCGACGGAGGGAGCGCTGGCGGGCCCGGCGTCGAGCTCGGCGATGGCCCGCATCAGGAGCTTGCGGTGGCCGAGGGAGACACCGAGTCGCTCCAGGTCCTGCTCGCCGAGAAGGCGCAGCACGGACATGTCGACATCGTTGTCAGTAAACGCCTGGGCGTACTTCTCGAGCCCCTGCAGCTTCAGCCAGGCAGAAACCGACATTGCTGCCCCCTCCCCTGAGGCCCTTAGTGATTCCATCGCCGCGAAGGGCGATCGTGGAACGGAAGCAACGTTCCTGCCAAAGCCGCGGCGCGGGCCGGCAGGCCGCCCGGCCATCCGCGGTCGGAGCGGATCGACCCGTGCTGTAAAGCCAGTCGACGCTCGGTCGGGACATGCGGCTTCACGCGGGCACCTCCGGCCCCCATGCGCGACCCCACCCGCACTTGGCGTTCCGTGCGCGCCCCGCGCCCGACATGCTGTCGAAGCACCAATTCCTGCGGCGGAATCGCACCGTGTACTGGGCCCGCCCGCCGACTAAGCTGATTCGAGGTGATCCGGATCCGTGGAGGGCTTCATGGTCATTCGGAACCTTGTCGCGAGCCTGCCGTTCAGCGGTGCCCGTGCGCGGCGCGGATTCCCGCCCCGCATGACGCCTGTCCGTTGAATGCCGGCGGCGCGAATCCGACGCAGCCCGTCATGCGTGAGACCCGATGACGCTCCCGCTTCCGCTCCAATTGCCGCTCCTGCTGGCCGGCCCCATCCTGCGGCGGGTGGAGCCGACGATGGTCTGCGTCTGGGTCGCGCTCAGCGAGAACGCGGCGCTCACGCTGCGGCTGTGGGAAGGCCGCGTCGCCTTCGACGAGCCCAATGTCTTCGTCGAGTCGCAGCCCGAGCACCAGCAGATGCTGCGCGTCGGGCAGAGGCTCTTCGTCGGGATGGTGGCGCTCAAGATCGACGCCACCTCGCCGAAAAAACTGCAGCCTGCGCGCCTGTACTCCTATGACATCGAGGTTCGCGTCGGCGCAGACCGGCACACGCTGAAGACCCTGGGCCTGCTGCGCGACGGCGTGGTCGATGGCCATCCGGTCAAGGCGCTGGGCTACGCCGACGACGAGCTGCCGCACTTCGCGCTGCCGCCCACCGAGCTGACCGATCTGCGCATCCTGTTCGGCTCCTGCCGTCGCCCCGGCAATTCGCATCTCGACGCGATGGTCTACATCGACGACATGATGATCGACCACGGCGCGACACCCGCCACCTGCCCGCACGCCGATCCGGCGCGGCGCCCGCACCAGCTCTTTCTCGGCGGCGACCAGATCTATGCCGACGACTCGTCGCCCCTGCATCTATCCCTGCTGATCGAGCTGGCGCGCGAGCTGATCGGCCGCGACGACGCTGGCGAAGTGCGCGAGCGCTTGCCGCTGGACCACATCCGCAAGGCCAGCACCGCCGCACCGAACTCGCTGGACGACTACGGCCCCGGTCTCACACGCGGCGAAGGCGGCAGCGTGGCGGAGGACTTCCTGCTGCCGGCCGACACGCCCTACTTCCCGCCGGCCCGCCGCTACCTCTCTACTACCGTCGAAGCGCAGATGACTTCGACCGACGGCCAGAGTCATCTCTTCGGCTTCGGCGAGTTCGCCGCGATGTACCTCTCCGTGTGGAGCAACGCCGTGTGGCCGACGCTGGTCACGCCGACGCCGCCCGAAGGTCCGGCGCTGCAATTGCCGGACAGCGATGAGATCCGTCGCAGCATCTGGAAGTCGCGCATTCCGACTTTCATCGACGCGCCGCTGGAAGGAGTGGAAGCCGGCTCCGATCCGAACCCTGAGCACGATGGCGCCGACCCGCGCGACTATGACCCCGGCAAGGATGACAAACGCTCGCCCTTCCAGAACTATCCGCCCGAATCGGAGCGCGTCGCCGATGGCCGCTTCCAGCGCAGCATGGAGGGTCAGGCCCGCAACCTCACCACCTTCTACCTCGGTCTCTCCAAGGTCCGGCGCGTGCTCGCCAACGTGCCGACCTACATGATCTTCGACGACCACGACGTCACCGACGACTGGAACCTCAACCCGATCTGGATGGATCGCGTATTCACCGCTTCGCTGGGCGTGGCGACGATGCGCAATGGCCTGTGCACCTACGCGCTGTTCCAGGACTGGGGCAACAACCCGCTGCGCTACCTCAAGGATGCGCCCAAGCAGCTGCTCGAACGCATCGGGGAAATGTTCCCGCCCGGCACCTCGCCCGGGCCGGTGCCGGCCGCCGCGCAGGCCATCGACACCCTGCTCGGCCTCGACCGCCGTGGTGCCGTGCAACTTGACGGCAGCGTCGACGAAACCCGGCCGCCGATGAAGTGGCACTTCTCGGTGCCGGGGCCCAAGCACCTGGCGATCGCGCTCGACAACCGCACGCGGCGCAGCTTCCTCTCGCGCAACGGCCCGCCGGGCAATGTTGCGCGCTCGGCGCAGGCCGAACAGGTGCCACCCGGTCCCTTCACCGACGGCAAAGAGGTGCTGATCGTGATCGCGCCCCTGCAGGTGATCGGCCCCCCGCTGCTGGACGAGCTGATCGCCCCCGCGGCCTACAAGGTCTTCGACATGATCGGCTTCGCCGAGGGCAAGGCCCGCGCGGGACGCAAGGAAGGCGCGCGCGGGATGCTGGGGACCAACCCGGACGCCATCGAGGCCTGGGCCTTCGACCCGGGCACCATGGAAGCGCTGCTCGCGCGCCTCGCGCCCTACGGCCAGGTGGTGCTGCTCTCCGGCGACGTGCACTACAGCGCGAGCAATGCGATGAGCTACTGGCGCAAGGGCATCGAGCAGCCCGCACGTTTCATCCAGTTCACTTCCAGCGGCATGAAGAACGTGATGCCCGCGTACATCACCCTGGTCGATCGCAGCCTGCCCTTCGCGCAACGCCTGATACGCAGCGGGATCGGCGCCGAACGCATCGGCTGGTTGAACAAGCCCGCGAATCCACTGGTCTTCCCGATCGGCAAGGACGAGACGGACGTGCCGCGGGCGCTGCGCGCCAAGCTGCGCCAGACGCCGACGATGCTGCCCAACCACGGCTGGCCCGAGTTCATCATGTTCAACCCGGCCGAGCCGCCGGACTGGTCCTGGCGCGTCGTGCCGCTGCTTGACTTGCGCCCGGACCCGGAACGCCCGCCCGCCGAACAGCCCCTGGCGATCGACGAGAACGCCGTGCAGGCCCGGCTCGACAGCCACGACGACAAGCAGATCCTGCAGGCCTACCAGTCGAT is a genomic window of Niveibacterium sp. SC-1 containing:
- a CDS encoding AAA family ATPase is translated as MSVSAWLKLQGLEKYAQAFTDNDVDMSVLRLLGEQDLERLGVSLGHRKLLMRAIAELDAGPASAPSVARKSDSGERRPLTVMFCDMVSFTELARRVDPETLQGIVEVYERVCGECIAKYEGRIFQRVGDGIVAFFGYPVAHEDEAERAVRAGLDIVARLARLELPELRHIAVRIGIASGLVVVQSEMASAAGDTMAIAARLQSLAEPDTVIVTGRVHRALHSRFDCTDRGEHLLKGVAQLVRVWQVRGDRRLPRRFLAAHATSLTPLLGRETELAALHTHWGEVLHGRGQVLAIGGEAGIGKSRLVQQLIDELHESPGAWLADLQCSPFHADSALHPVAEQLRLHIFGDAPIDEAQRWGVLEKFLRATSLPFDTAAPLFAHLLSVTPPSEAPLGMTSGRQQVLLRKFLTQLMVDRASRGPGVIFIEDLHWADPSTLDLIDHFVAHMREARVLLLLTHRPSLARALPALDHVHRLLLDRLSGADAASLARAVFAGEDAGYEVLRQVLDKTDGVPLYIEEFARAVVHSRKAAVSSALARVQIPESLQDSLMSRLDRLGEAKVVAQLAAMLGREFRRDVLEAVWAGDPEDLAAGLAHLIEAEFIYAAGDAPVQRYVFKHALIQDAAYEALLKSHRATYHRRTAEVLEQRFPALVEDQPEIVAQHYSRAGKPDLAAQLWLRAGQLSLTRNGHVEAAAHLRSALAAIGEMPESEAKALAELDVHIALGTALVAARGYASPDVEIAWRRAQQLCAVVGHAPQLVPAMFGLWMFETVRGNHPAALALSEDIVRMAEGLQSDDLVIEARLGMAISRFFLGDFAAACESFDIVLATYDAARHGGHRFQFGQDPAAIAWIYLAWIHWLQGDGERADAVMAQASAFARGLDHPFTLSFVLAFDGWLRQYTGEGVRARALAEELVQLCTEEQIPVFLAHGLVLVGWCACNEGTPRGPMDVAAALEVFKATGSRCFLPYWHAFLADVLSQRGRHDEAAALLAEALAAMEASQERWAEPEIHRLNALALQRRGADPAAVRDAFERALASARARGMHAWEARAIRSLAALPPDIAFPLSEGFAR
- a CDS encoding ATP-binding protein, translated to MARQARDGEAVDVDSRLPDPGAAGADMEVAPLQLALSNTLDVLEPTRLAVNAYLAPYELGEGALYKVELVLEETLVNAIRHAFTDGAVHCIDLTVTVDADTVALRFEDDGIAFDPRLATEPVRPASIADASPGGLGLMLVRRAAKFIDHARSEGRNRLTIGIARA
- a CDS encoding DUF2271 domain-containing protein — translated: MQLRYSFALGAMLGSPAMAADAVLKLEIPRLDVAEYHRPYVAVWLERAGDQSHAANLAVWYDLKLKNKEGTKWLKDMRQWWRKSGRELDMPVDGLSGATRAPGVQQLAFAGDKAPFDKLPAGDYELVVEAAREVGGRELLRVPFQWPPKSAQSLKAKGEHELGAIALDIKP
- a CDS encoding GAF domain-containing SpoIIE family protein phosphatase; protein product: MRAGPPTRLRSSRAFCPDSRQSRFRHKHCHVPIGQTRRAGGCYIFVRVDETKPGMHLSAAGVSAVLAVTRALAAPFDLNSLLAEITAAACQVLDAERSSVWLHDAATEELFVEVATDLGRLRLPVGVGLVGTCARDRRLINVPDCYADPRFDAAVDRQSGFHTRCTLTLPLVDHRGVLVGVMQVLNKRSGVFGPEDEALAEAVAAQCAVALTRVRMTADLIEGEKLRHEIELARELQLSTLPAVMPTLPGYDMHATFLPASMTGGDTYDLALDERGLLIVLGDATGHGVAPAVSVMQMHAMLRMALRLGTDLETAFRHVNDQLAETLPTGHFVTAFIGLLDARQHRVRFLSGGQGPILHYQSASRRCLRYKATSFPMGAMPLPGRVSALEIALAPGDILALLSDGIFEYEDRGGRAFGVQRVEQILDECRHESPETTSARLMHAVRAFADGAVQEDDVTIVLVKRDGAPDA
- a CDS encoding DUF4198 domain-containing protein — its product is MNIRFLRQSAIALGLSLAALAPFSAQAHRSWLLPSATVLSGSEPWVTVDAAVSNDLFYFEHNAMRLDGLAITAPDGTALKPENSSTGRYRSSFDVKLAQSGTYRLAVAMDGLFASFKLKGEQKRIRGTAESLAKDIPEGAEELSVSRSQTRTEVFVTAGKPSKDALKPTGAGLELLPITHPNDLYAGEAAQFQFLIDGKPAPNLEVAVIPGGIRYRDKLNEMKLTTDAEGKFSVKWPEPGMYWLNASVGSGRPDEGAAAQRGTLDKPLRRLGYAVTLEVQKP
- a CDS encoding STAS domain-containing protein, whose protein sequence is MDMQVIKLDENRTCIRLDGRLDAPGADQIGVRFTAAAVAGGHDTIVDLAGVNFLGSMGIRLLISSARALNAKHAKLVLFGAQELVQNVLDQSAVDQIIPVVATEQDALARLGT